One genomic region from Cellulomonas hominis encodes:
- a CDS encoding PGPGW domain-containing protein gives MPDDGLAAEIAAGERTDTGAHRALARLRARLDRTPWLRLTYKIVVTTVGVTVVLVGIALLVLPGPGWLMIFLGLGILGTEFPAVRRLTDRLKALVLGVWHRWRERRARRRAGRAAGPA, from the coding sequence ATGCCCGACGACGGCCTGGCCGCCGAGATCGCCGCCGGCGAGCGCACCGACACCGGTGCGCACCGCGCGCTGGCCCGCCTGCGCGCGCGCCTGGACCGCACCCCGTGGCTGCGGCTGACCTACAAGATCGTCGTGACGACGGTCGGTGTGACCGTGGTCCTCGTCGGCATCGCCCTGCTCGTCCTGCCGGGCCCCGGCTGGCTGATGATCTTCCTCGGCCTGGGCATCCTCGGCACGGAGTTCCCCGCCGTGCGGCGGCTGACCGACCGGCTCAAGGCCCTGGTGCTCGGCGTCTGGCACCGGTGGCGCGAGCGCCGCGCCCGGCGCCGGGCGGGCCGGGCCGCCGGTCCGGCCTGA
- a CDS encoding cold-shock protein → MAIGTVKWFNAEKGFGFIAPADGGPDVFAHYSAIESTGGYRTLDENQQVEFDVTQGPKGPQAANIRPA, encoded by the coding sequence ATGGCCATCGGGACCGTGAAGTGGTTCAACGCCGAGAAGGGCTTCGGGTTCATCGCCCCGGCCGACGGCGGCCCGGACGTGTTCGCGCACTACAGCGCGATCGAGAGCACGGGCGGCTACCGCACCCTCGACGAGAACCAGCAGGTCGAGTTCGACGTCACCCAGGGCCCCAAGGGCCCGCAGGCGGCGAACATCCGCCCGGCCTGA
- the orn gene encoding oligoribonuclease yields the protein MSTLGNGNGSSDRIVWIDCEMTGLDSVSDALVEVAAVVTDSELNVLGDGVDVVIAPPAEALAQMGEFVRTMHTTSGLLEALASGTTLADAQAQVLDYVRQWVPEPGKAPLAGNSVGTDKVFLDRDMPELVGHLHYRVIDVSSIKELARRWYPRVYFASPQKHGGHRALADILESIDELRYYRAALLVPQPGPDSKAAKAVAAQVEATSVAAAHRSSTPAS from the coding sequence GTGAGCACCCTGGGCAACGGCAACGGCAGCAGCGACCGCATCGTGTGGATCGACTGCGAGATGACCGGACTCGACTCCGTGTCCGACGCACTCGTCGAGGTCGCGGCCGTCGTCACCGACTCCGAGCTGAACGTGCTCGGCGACGGCGTCGACGTCGTCATCGCGCCGCCCGCCGAGGCGCTGGCCCAGATGGGCGAGTTCGTCCGCACGATGCACACCACATCCGGGCTGCTGGAGGCCCTCGCGTCCGGCACGACGCTCGCCGACGCGCAGGCCCAGGTCCTCGACTACGTGCGGCAGTGGGTGCCCGAGCCCGGCAAGGCGCCGCTGGCGGGCAACTCGGTCGGCACCGACAAGGTGTTCCTCGACCGCGACATGCCCGAGCTCGTCGGCCACCTGCACTACCGGGTGATCGACGTCTCCTCCATCAAGGAGCTCGCCCGCCGCTGGTACCCGCGGGTCTACTTCGCCTCCCCGCAGAAGCACGGCGGGCACCGCGCGCTGGCCGACATCCTCGAGTCCATCGACGAGCTCCGGTACTACCGGGCGGCGCTGCTCGTGCCGCAGCCGGGTCCCGACTCGAAGGCCGCGAAGGCCGTCGCCGCGCAGGTCGAGGCCACCTCCGTGGCCGCCGCGCACCGGTCCTCGACCCCCGCGTCCTGA
- a CDS encoding aldehyde dehydrogenase family protein, which produces MTVYAAPGQPGSPATYRERYDHWIGGEFVAPASGRYFENPSPVTGRTFTEVARGDADDIERALDAAHGAARSWGRTTSTERAVILNKIADRIEQNLEMLAVAETWENGKPVRETLAADLPLAVDHFRYFAGAVRAQEGSISEIDADTIAYHFHEPLGVVGQIIPWNFPLLMATWKLAPALAAGNAVVMKPAEQTPASILLLMELIADLLPPGVVNVVSGFGVEAGKPLASSPRIRKIAFTGETTTGRLIMQYASQNIIPVTLELGGKSPNIFFEDVASAKDDYYDKALEGFTMFALNQGEVCTCPSRALIQESIYDGFLADAIARTEAVKQGNPLDTETMIGAQASNDQLEKILSYIDIGKAEGAKVLTGGTRAELDGDLAGGYYVTPTIFEGKNSMRIFQEEIFGPVVAVTSFSDYSDAIHTANDPLYGLGAGVWSRDGSIAYRAGRDIEAGRVWTNCYHAYPAAAAFGGYKGSGVGRENHKMMLDHYQQTKNLLVSYSGQKLGFF; this is translated from the coding sequence ATGACCGTCTACGCAGCGCCGGGCCAGCCCGGCAGCCCCGCCACCTACCGCGAGCGCTACGACCACTGGATCGGCGGCGAGTTCGTCGCCCCGGCGTCGGGCCGGTACTTCGAGAACCCGTCGCCGGTGACGGGCCGGACGTTCACCGAGGTCGCGCGCGGCGACGCCGACGACATCGAGCGGGCGCTGGACGCCGCGCACGGGGCCGCGCGGTCGTGGGGCCGCACGACGTCGACCGAGCGCGCGGTGATCCTCAACAAGATCGCCGACCGCATCGAGCAGAACCTCGAGATGCTGGCGGTCGCCGAGACGTGGGAGAACGGCAAGCCGGTCCGCGAGACGCTGGCGGCCGACCTGCCGCTCGCCGTCGACCACTTCCGCTACTTCGCAGGGGCGGTCCGGGCGCAGGAGGGCTCGATCTCGGAGATCGACGCGGACACGATCGCGTACCACTTCCACGAGCCGCTCGGCGTGGTCGGGCAGATCATCCCGTGGAACTTCCCGCTGCTCATGGCGACGTGGAAGCTCGCCCCGGCGCTCGCGGCCGGGAACGCCGTCGTCATGAAGCCCGCCGAGCAGACGCCCGCGTCGATCCTGCTGCTGATGGAGCTGATCGCGGACCTGCTGCCCCCGGGCGTCGTCAACGTCGTCAGCGGGTTCGGCGTGGAGGCCGGCAAGCCGCTCGCGTCCAGCCCGCGGATCCGGAAGATCGCGTTCACCGGCGAGACCACGACCGGCCGGCTGATCATGCAGTACGCCAGCCAGAACATCATCCCGGTGACGCTGGAGCTCGGCGGCAAGAGCCCGAACATCTTCTTCGAGGACGTCGCGAGCGCGAAGGACGACTACTACGACAAGGCGCTCGAGGGCTTCACGATGTTCGCGCTCAACCAGGGCGAGGTGTGCACCTGCCCGTCCCGCGCGCTCATCCAGGAGTCGATCTACGACGGCTTCCTCGCCGACGCCATCGCCCGCACCGAAGCGGTGAAGCAGGGCAACCCGCTGGACACGGAGACGATGATCGGCGCGCAGGCGTCGAACGACCAGCTCGAGAAGATCCTGTCGTACATCGACATCGGCAAGGCGGAGGGCGCCAAGGTCCTGACGGGGGGCACCCGCGCGGAGCTCGACGGCGACCTGGCCGGCGGCTACTACGTCACGCCGACGATCTTCGAGGGCAAGAACTCGATGCGGATCTTCCAGGAGGAGATCTTCGGCCCGGTCGTCGCGGTGACGTCGTTCTCCGACTACTCGGACGCGATCCACACGGCGAACGACCCCCTGTACGGGCTCGGGGCCGGCGTGTGGTCCCGCGACGGGTCGATCGCGTACCGGGCGGGCCGGGACATCGAGGCGGGCCGCGTGTGGACGAACTGCTACCACGCGTACCCCGCGGCGGCGGCCTTCGGCGGCTACAAGGGCTCCGGCGTCGGGCGCGAGAACCACAAGATGATGCTCGACCACTACCAGCAGACGAAGAACCTGCTGGTGTCCTACTCCGGGCAGAAGCTCGGGTTCTTCTGA
- a CDS encoding DUF779 domain-containing protein, which produces MDDGTTPAASRVALTPAAADLLCRLHAQHGDLMFHQSGGCCDGSSPMCYPAGDLITGDADVHLGDLRVDDDVAVPVWMSRAQFAYWRHTHLTIDVVPGRGAGFSLEAPEGVRFLIRSRLLTDDEWRASAAAGEAPTLLHGSA; this is translated from the coding sequence GTGGACGACGGCACGACACCCGCGGCGTCCCGGGTCGCGCTGACCCCGGCCGCCGCGGACCTGCTCTGCCGGCTGCACGCGCAGCACGGCGACCTGATGTTCCACCAGTCCGGCGGCTGCTGCGACGGGTCCTCGCCGATGTGCTACCCGGCGGGCGACCTCATCACCGGCGACGCCGACGTGCACCTCGGCGACCTGCGGGTCGACGACGACGTCGCGGTCCCGGTGTGGATGAGCCGGGCGCAGTTCGCGTACTGGCGGCACACGCACCTGACGATCGACGTGGTGCCCGGGCGCGGGGCCGGGTTCTCGCTGGAGGCGCCCGAGGGGGTGCGGTTCCTCATCCGCTCGCGCCTGCTGACGGACGACGAGTGGCGGGCGTCGGCGGCCGCGGGGGAGGCGCCGACGCTGCTGCACGGATCCGCCTGA
- a CDS encoding fatty acid desaturase family protein → MTADAPTVRRGQAAATGSYQELSQRVREAGLLSRTRAFYVWLLVGLGLALVALAAGAVLLGDSWFQLLIAAGLGVVLTQVAFVAHEASHRQVFASGPANDRLGRVLANGVVGISHQWWMSKHSRHHANPNRVGKDPDIAPDTIVFLPQDAASRGRVMAALARIQGWAFFPLLTLEGLNLHVTSVRSLLAAERGAARTRELVIIAVRLSVYVALVLWLLPTGLGFAFLGVQLAVFGVYMGASFAPNHKGMAVIPESSRLDFLSKQVLTSRNISGGGVMSALMGGLNYQIEHHLFPSMPRPHLARARRLVREHCARHDVPYTETTLLRSYAIVVRYLNEVGLAARDPFDCPLVRKFRAV, encoded by the coding sequence ATGACCGCCGACGCACCCACCGTCCGCCGCGGCCAGGCCGCCGCCACCGGCTCCTACCAGGAGCTCTCCCAGCGGGTCCGCGAGGCCGGGCTGCTGTCCCGCACCCGGGCGTTCTACGTCTGGCTGCTCGTCGGCCTCGGGCTCGCCCTGGTCGCGCTGGCCGCCGGGGCCGTGCTGCTGGGGGACTCCTGGTTCCAGCTGCTGATCGCCGCCGGGCTGGGCGTCGTCCTGACGCAGGTCGCGTTCGTCGCGCACGAGGCGTCGCACCGGCAGGTGTTCGCGTCCGGTCCCGCGAACGACCGGCTCGGCCGGGTGCTCGCCAACGGCGTCGTCGGCATCAGCCACCAGTGGTGGATGTCCAAGCACTCCCGGCACCACGCCAACCCGAACCGGGTCGGCAAGGACCCGGACATCGCGCCGGACACGATCGTGTTCCTCCCGCAGGACGCCGCGTCCCGCGGGCGGGTCATGGCGGCGCTGGCGCGGATCCAGGGCTGGGCGTTCTTCCCGCTGCTCACGCTCGAGGGGCTGAACCTGCACGTCACGTCGGTGCGGTCCCTGCTCGCGGCGGAGCGCGGGGCGGCGCGCACCCGCGAGCTCGTCATCATCGCGGTGCGCCTGAGCGTGTACGTCGCGCTCGTCCTCTGGCTGCTGCCGACCGGGCTCGGGTTCGCGTTCCTCGGCGTGCAGCTCGCCGTCTTCGGCGTCTACATGGGCGCGTCGTTCGCGCCGAACCACAAGGGCATGGCCGTCATCCCGGAGTCGAGCCGGCTGGACTTCCTGTCCAAGCAGGTGCTCACGTCCCGGAACATCTCCGGCGGCGGCGTGATGAGCGCGCTCATGGGCGGGCTCAACTACCAGATCGAGCACCACCTGTTCCCGAGCATGCCGCGCCCGCACCTCGCGCGCGCCCGCCGGCTGGTCCGGGAGCACTGCGCCCGGCACGACGTGCCGTACACGGAGACGACGCTGCTGCGGTCCTACGCGATCGTCGTGCGGTACCTCAACGAGGTCGGCCTCGCGGCCCGCGACCCGTTCGACTGCCCGCTCGTCCGGAAGTTCCGGGCGGTCTGA
- a CDS encoding transcriptional regulator, which produces MPTDGLDPARPDATAVARVRAAHERFVTTGTPVPGIRPVVADSWLRSLRSGIDPERPAPPVTLTDADLRAYRREHPLRAALPVVRGLLLDAAVGEGFVVALADVDGRLLWVAGDPGVRRAVEGVGFVEGAAWDERHAGTNAPGTALATGHDVQVHAAEHWTRAVHPWSCTATVLSGPDGRILGALDVTGREAAASGLMLSLVRATAAAVEADLRARSLARGVALPAAAGPATRLEVLRPGSGVLVRPGEPARPLSLRHAELLLLLAEHPRGLHADELAVLLHPDAMSDVAVRAEVSRLRRAAGSLVAHSRPYRLAEPLGTDAAAVRDALAAGDVRAALDRYAGPVLPRSRAPGVERVRDALASDLRAGVLAAGDAVALERWLDRDEGAEDWQGWERLVAVTAPGTAAHARAVSRLELLVRWLGAGPATHPWR; this is translated from the coding sequence GTGCCGACCGACGGGCTCGACCCGGCTCGCCCCGACGCGACCGCCGTGGCGCGCGTGCGCGCCGCCCACGAGCGGTTCGTCACCACCGGGACGCCCGTGCCGGGCATCCGTCCCGTCGTCGCGGACTCCTGGCTGCGGAGCCTGCGCAGCGGCATCGACCCCGAGCGCCCGGCCCCTCCGGTCACGCTGACCGACGCCGACCTGCGCGCGTACCGGCGGGAGCACCCGCTGCGCGCCGCGCTGCCCGTGGTGCGCGGCCTGCTGCTGGACGCGGCGGTCGGCGAGGGGTTCGTCGTCGCGCTCGCGGACGTCGACGGCCGGCTGCTCTGGGTGGCGGGCGACCCGGGGGTGCGCCGCGCCGTCGAGGGTGTCGGGTTCGTCGAGGGCGCCGCCTGGGACGAGCGGCACGCCGGGACGAACGCTCCCGGGACCGCGCTGGCCACCGGGCACGACGTGCAGGTGCACGCCGCCGAGCACTGGACCCGCGCCGTGCACCCCTGGTCCTGCACCGCCACCGTCCTGAGCGGGCCCGACGGGCGGATCCTCGGGGCGCTCGACGTCACCGGGCGGGAGGCGGCCGCCTCCGGCCTCATGCTCTCCCTCGTGCGGGCCACCGCCGCCGCCGTCGAGGCCGACCTCCGCGCCCGCAGCCTCGCCCGCGGCGTCGCGCTGCCCGCGGCCGCCGGCCCCGCGACCCGGCTGGAGGTGCTGCGGCCCGGGTCCGGCGTCCTGGTCCGGCCCGGCGAGCCCGCGCGGCCGCTGTCCCTGCGGCACGCCGAGCTGCTGCTCCTGCTCGCCGAGCACCCGCGCGGCCTGCACGCCGACGAGCTCGCCGTCCTGCTGCACCCGGACGCCATGTCCGACGTCGCGGTCCGCGCCGAGGTGTCCCGGTTGCGCCGCGCCGCCGGGTCGCTGGTCGCGCACTCCCGGCCGTACCGGCTGGCGGAGCCGCTGGGCACCGACGCCGCCGCCGTGCGCGACGCCCTGGCCGCGGGGGACGTGCGGGCGGCGCTGGACCGCTACGCCGGGCCGGTGCTGCCGCGCTCGCGCGCCCCCGGGGTCGAGCGGGTGCGCGACGCCCTGGCGTCGGACCTGCGCGCCGGGGTGCTCGCGGCGGGCGACGCCGTCGCGCTCGAGCGGTGGCTGGACCGCGACGAGGGCGCGGAGGACTGGCAGGGCTGGGAACGACTGGTGGCGGTCACCGCGCCGGGGACCGCGGCGCACGCGCGGGCGGTCAGCCGGCTGGAGCTGCTCGTGCGGTGGCTGGGGGCGGGGCCGGCGACGCACCCGTGGCGGTGA
- a CDS encoding choice-of-anchor D domain-containing protein, whose product MPRAPHLLAAVALAAASAVLPAAAPAVAAEPPAAGTGVVDETWGAPADNDLFTLSATRWDATAGLGTAAVGTGAMTVTAKQDVTFRLSSWYTDPEGVTLHLSGVCPRSIWSQTVAMRAGDTCAMWLTYGPRATGAWHSYVTGLTVSATTPDGATASAYAGQTLSVQHVLVEPEDLGFGEVLVGDTAERAFTIRNITPGPVEVDLSGFRAPFALADGEPGALVVPAGTAAAVRLVLRPTAPGPVSSGWDTRLPTHAVGDATVVSRPYAPLRRGVGVPRTAGVSGAAVDLGAVPEGTEVSAPLEVTNTGVVPVTLSARADAGVRADLPAGAVAPGESVTGTVAWTAGADDLAATVRVVAVDDAPAGVTAADPAEALVPVTGTVRAEPVPPGPGPVDPEPEPAPEPLPAGPEPAPLPADPAPAAADPADPGAAVVASGVLATTGGLVGTGAAVLALLAGAVLVAVRRARA is encoded by the coding sequence ATGCCCCGCGCCCCTCACCTCCTCGCCGCCGTCGCGCTCGCCGCGGCCTCCGCCGTCCTCCCGGCCGCGGCGCCCGCCGTCGCGGCCGAGCCCCCCGCGGCCGGCACGGGCGTGGTCGACGAGACCTGGGGTGCCCCGGCCGACAACGACCTGTTCACCCTCTCCGCGACCCGGTGGGACGCGACCGCCGGCCTGGGCACCGCGGCGGTGGGCACGGGGGCGATGACCGTCACCGCCAAGCAGGACGTCACCTTCCGCCTGTCGAGCTGGTACACCGACCCGGAGGGCGTCACCCTGCACCTGTCCGGCGTCTGCCCGCGGTCGATCTGGAGCCAGACCGTCGCGATGCGGGCGGGGGACACCTGCGCGATGTGGCTCACCTACGGGCCGCGCGCGACGGGCGCCTGGCACTCCTACGTGACCGGCCTGACCGTGAGCGCCACCACGCCGGACGGCGCGACCGCGAGCGCGTACGCCGGCCAGACGCTCTCGGTCCAGCACGTCCTCGTCGAGCCGGAGGACCTGGGCTTCGGCGAGGTGCTCGTCGGCGACACCGCCGAGCGCGCGTTCACGATCCGCAACATCACGCCCGGCCCGGTCGAGGTCGACCTGTCCGGGTTCCGCGCCCCGTTCGCCCTGGCCGACGGCGAGCCCGGCGCGCTGGTGGTGCCGGCGGGAACGGCTGCCGCTGTCCGGCTGGTCCTGCGTCCCACCGCGCCGGGCCCGGTGTCGTCGGGCTGGGACACCCGGTTGCCGACGCACGCCGTCGGTGACGCGACCGTCGTGTCCCGGCCCTACGCGCCCCTGCGGCGCGGCGTCGGGGTCCCGCGGACCGCGGGCGTGTCCGGGGCGGCCGTCGACCTGGGCGCGGTGCCCGAGGGCACCGAGGTGTCCGCGCCGCTCGAGGTGACGAACACCGGCGTCGTGCCCGTCACGCTCAGCGCGCGGGCGGATGCCGGCGTGCGCGCGGACCTGCCGGCGGGGGCCGTCGCGCCGGGGGAGTCGGTGACGGGCACGGTCGCGTGGACCGCCGGCGCGGACGACCTGGCCGCGACCGTGCGGGTGGTGGCCGTGGACGACGCGCCCGCCGGTGTGACGGCGGCCGACCCCGCCGAGGCCCTCGTCCCGGTGACCGGGACGGTGCGGGCGGAGCCCGTCCCGCCGGGTCCCGGCCCGGTGGACCCCGAGCCGGAGCCGGCGCCCGAACCATTGCCGGCCGGCCCGGAGCCGGCGCCGCTCCCCGCGGACCCGGCGCCGGCCGCAGCGGACCCGGCGGACCCCGGGGCCGCCGTGGTCGCCTCCGGGGTCCTGGCGACCACGGGCGGCCTCGTCGGCACCGGCGCGGCCGTGCTCGCGCTGCTCGCCGGCGCGGTGCTCGTCGCGGTCCGCCGCGCCCGCGCCTGA
- a CDS encoding MarR family winged helix-turn-helix transcriptional regulator, giving the protein MTEDPRWLSTRELQAWTRLEAVAELLPAALDQQLQRDADLSHYDYLVLAKLSEAPGRTLRMSALAASTNATLPRLSHVAARLEARGYLTRARSADDRRATLAALTDAGWAKVVATAPSHVAEVRRLVVDRLTPEQVDQLDAIALAVLGALDPENRLQAQSPLADPSDACGNAAGAA; this is encoded by the coding sequence ATGACCGAGGACCCGCGCTGGCTGAGCACCCGCGAGCTGCAGGCGTGGACGCGCCTGGAGGCGGTGGCGGAGCTGCTGCCCGCCGCCCTCGACCAGCAGCTGCAGCGTGACGCCGACCTGTCGCACTACGACTACCTGGTGCTCGCGAAGCTCTCCGAGGCGCCCGGCCGCACGCTGCGGATGAGCGCGCTCGCCGCGAGCACCAACGCGACCTTGCCGCGGCTGTCGCACGTCGCGGCGCGGCTCGAGGCGCGCGGCTACCTCACGCGCGCCCGCAGCGCCGACGACCGCCGCGCGACGCTGGCCGCCCTGACCGACGCGGGCTGGGCGAAGGTGGTGGCGACCGCGCCGTCGCACGTCGCCGAGGTGCGCCGCCTCGTCGTGGACCGGCTCACGCCGGAGCAGGTCGACCAGCTCGACGCGATCGCGCTCGCGGTGCTCGGGGCGCTGGACCCGGAGAACCGGCTCCAGGCGCAGAGCCCGCTCGCGGACCCCTCCGACGCGTGCGGCAACGCGGCCGGGGCGGCCTGA
- a CDS encoding NADPH-dependent F420 reductase, which yields MTSVTIIGAGNIGSAVARIALRAGADVQVLTRDPAAAAAVDPAITPGTVGDAVTGEIVVLALPYPALAEVADRYADGFAGKVVVDVTNPVDFATFDALVVPAASSATAELADRLPQARVLKAFNTTFAGALAAGTVGDQPTTVLIAGDDADAKAALAGVVEGGGLRAADAGPLRRARELEALGFLQMTLAASEQTTWAGGFALAR from the coding sequence ATGACCAGCGTCACGATCATCGGAGCGGGCAACATCGGCAGCGCCGTCGCGCGGATCGCACTCAGGGCCGGCGCGGACGTCCAGGTGCTGACCCGCGACCCCGCCGCGGCCGCCGCCGTGGACCCCGCCATCACCCCGGGCACCGTCGGCGACGCCGTCACGGGCGAGATCGTCGTGCTGGCCCTGCCCTACCCCGCCCTCGCCGAGGTCGCCGACCGGTACGCCGACGGGTTCGCCGGCAAGGTCGTGGTCGACGTCACGAACCCGGTCGACTTCGCCACCTTCGACGCGCTGGTGGTCCCGGCCGCGTCCTCCGCGACGGCCGAGCTCGCCGACCGGCTCCCGCAGGCGCGCGTGCTCAAGGCGTTCAACACGACCTTCGCGGGCGCCCTCGCCGCGGGGACGGTCGGCGACCAGCCGACCACCGTGCTGATCGCGGGCGACGACGCGGACGCCAAGGCCGCGCTCGCCGGCGTCGTCGAGGGCGGCGGCCTGCGTGCGGCCGACGCCGGCCCGCTCCGGCGCGCGCGCGAGCTGGAGGCGCTGGGCTTCCTGCAGATGACGCTCGCCGCGTCGGAGCAGACCACCTGGGCCGGCGGCTTCGCCCTGGCGCGCTGA